A window of Desulforegulaceae bacterium genomic DNA:
CAAGGGAAACAGCGGCTCGTGTTGCAGCAGGTGCTGTTGCTTTGCTTGTTTTGGAAAGTCATGGGATTAATGTTTTTTCCCATACAAAAGAGATTGCAGGAATCAAATCTGAAAGTTTTAATATTAAAGACATAAATAAAAATTCTCTTTTTATGGCAGATCTTGATGCTTTTAAAAGAGCAGAAGAAAAAATTGATATTATCAGGTCAAAGGGAAACACTGTTGGCGGTATTGTGGAAATAGTAATTGAAAATCCTGGTTTTGGGCTTGGTGAACCTGTTTTTGACAAACTTGATGCAGATCTTGCCAAAGCTATGATGAGCATAGGTGCTGTAAAAGGTGTTGAAATCGGTGCTGGATTTAAAGCTTCCCGGATGACAGGTATTGAAAATAATGACGAAATAGATTCAAAGGGGTTTAAGACCAATAATTCAGGTGGAATTCTGGCAGGAATATCAAATGGAGATGATATTGTTATAAGGATAGCTGTAAAACCTATACCTTCAGTTTCAATAGAGCAGAATACAATAGATATAAACGGAAATGAAAAAAAAATAAGAGTCATAGGCCGCCATGATATTTCTGCAATTCCAAGAATAAATGTTGTTGCTGAAGCCATGGCCTCAATTGTTGTTGCAGATCATTTGTTAAGAAAAAAGGCAATAGAAAATGAAGGATGAAAGTTTTTTTAAAAATAAAACTATTGGAATAATCGGCGGTCTTGGGGTTATGGGTGTTTGGCTCAGAAGATATTTTGAAAAAAAAGGCTTTAAAGTTATTGTTTCAGATATAA
This region includes:
- the aroC gene encoding chorismate synthase, giving the protein MPGNSFGKIFKITTFGESHGESLGVIIDGCPSNIFFDMEKIQKIMDRRKPGQDNKTSTSRKEEDIVHLMSGVFEGKTTGTPIMLMIKNKDQKSSAYNDIKDLFRPGHGDITYFKKYKIRDYRGGGRASARETAARVAAGAVALLVLESHGINVFSHTKEIAGIKSESFNIKDINKNSLFMADLDAFKRAEEKIDIIRSKGNTVGGIVEIVIENPGFGLGEPVFDKLDADLAKAMMSIGAVKGVEIGAGFKASRMTGIENNDEIDSKGFKTNNSGGILAGISNGDDIVIRIAVKPIPSVSIEQNTIDINGNEKKIRVIGRHDISAIPRINVVAEAMASIVVADHLLRKKAIENEG